One segment of bacterium DNA contains the following:
- a CDS encoding ammonium transporter — MKRLGWLTGLMGTGMALAGALPALAEEAATTATTAVVAAAPAATASAVNSGDTAWVLVSTALVMLMTIPGLALFYGGLVRKKNVLSVLMQCFFLMCAVSLQWVIFGYSLSFGPDIKGLIGNLDWAFLKNVGLEPNADYAGTIPHQAFMIFQMMFAVITPGLIIGAFAERMKFSAFVVFMLLWSTIVYDPVCHWVWGVGGFVRKMGALDFAGGTVVHINAGVAALVAALVLGRRLGYPHKLSPPHNLPFAVMGAALLWFGWYGFNAGSALGANGLAANAFVVTHVATAVAGLAWAVMDVAFNRRMTVLGLISGAVAGLVAITPAAGFVNIGGAIGIGLGAGVICYLFVSFVKEKLGYDDALDAFGVHCVGGIWGALATGLWATTTVNSAGANGLFYGNPAQFIIQLKAVAITVAYSGVVSFVLLKLVDKVIGLRATEQSERIGLDLTDHRETGYTMLD, encoded by the coding sequence GTGAAAAGGTTAGGATGGCTAACAGGACTGATGGGAACGGGAATGGCACTGGCGGGCGCACTGCCCGCCCTGGCGGAAGAGGCCGCCACAACTGCAACCACGGCGGTCGTGGCCGCCGCTCCGGCGGCCACGGCTTCAGCCGTGAATTCGGGTGACACCGCCTGGGTATTGGTCAGCACGGCATTGGTCATGTTGATGACCATCCCCGGCCTTGCCTTATTCTACGGAGGATTGGTCCGGAAAAAGAATGTGCTCTCGGTCCTCATGCAATGCTTCTTCCTGATGTGCGCCGTAAGCTTACAGTGGGTGATCTTCGGATACAGCCTGTCGTTCGGCCCTGATATCAAGGGACTCATCGGGAACCTGGACTGGGCGTTTCTAAAGAACGTCGGACTGGAACCGAATGCAGACTATGCGGGGACGATTCCGCATCAAGCGTTCATGATCTTTCAAATGATGTTTGCGGTGATTACCCCTGGCCTGATCATCGGCGCCTTTGCGGAACGCATGAAGTTCTCGGCGTTTGTGGTGTTCATGCTGCTCTGGTCCACGATTGTTTATGATCCCGTGTGTCACTGGGTCTGGGGCGTTGGCGGATTCGTCCGCAAGATGGGCGCGTTGGATTTCGCCGGTGGTACCGTGGTTCATATCAATGCGGGTGTTGCGGCCCTGGTCGCGGCTTTGGTGCTGGGACGTCGCTTAGGGTATCCCCACAAACTGTCTCCGCCACATAACCTACCGTTTGCGGTCATGGGCGCAGCCCTGCTGTGGTTCGGCTGGTACGGCTTCAACGCCGGAAGCGCACTGGGCGCAAACGGTTTGGCGGCTAATGCCTTTGTGGTAACACACGTTGCTACAGCGGTTGCCGGGTTGGCCTGGGCAGTGATGGATGTGGCGTTCAATCGGCGTATGACGGTGCTGGGCTTGATCTCTGGTGCAGTTGCCGGTCTGGTAGCGATCACCCCGGCTGCGGGCTTCGTCAATATTGGCGGCGCCATCGGAATCGGCTTGGGCGCAGGCGTCATCTGCTACCTGTTCGTCAGCTTCGTGAAAGAGAAACTTGGCTATGACGATGCTCTGGATGCGTTCGGCGTGCATTGTGTGGGCGGAATCTGGGGTGCGTTGGCGACGGGATTGTGGGCGACCACCACCGTCAATAGCGCTGGCGCGAACGGCCTGTTCTACGGGAACCCCGCTCAGTTCATCATCCAACTCAAGGCGGTGGCGATCACCGTGGCTTACTCGGGCGTGGTCAGCTTCGTCCTGCTCAAACTGGTGGACAAAGTGATCGGCCTGCGTGCGACTGAACAATCTGAGCGGATCGGCCTGGATCTGACGGACCATCGCGAAACCGGGTACACGATGCTCGACTAA
- a CDS encoding P-II family nitrogen regulator translates to MKYIIAVIQPDRMDEVLERLTDKKINLVTVTSVMGRGRQGGIAQVYRSHKEAGTLLKKMKLEIAVNDEFVKPAIEAITGGARTGEVGDGKIFVLDLPECIRIRTGETGGAAIG, encoded by the coding sequence ATGAAATACATCATAGCAGTGATTCAACCCGACCGGATGGACGAAGTCCTCGAGCGGTTAACAGACAAGAAGATCAACCTGGTTACCGTGACCAGCGTCATGGGGCGCGGTCGCCAGGGCGGTATCGCCCAGGTCTACCGGAGCCACAAGGAGGCCGGGACCCTCTTGAAGAAGATGAAGCTCGAGATTGCGGTGAATGACGAGTTCGTCAAGCCCGCTATCGAGGCCATCACCGGCGGGGCGCGCACCGGGGAAGTCGGGGACGGCAAGATCTTTGTCCTCGACCTACCAGAATGCATACGCATCCGAACGGGTGAAACGGGTGGTGCAGCGATCGGATAA
- a CDS encoding TorF family putative porin — translation MITRNNGRTSRLPNNYFRCMVITVVLGGASLAWAEAPAPTPPSALAEATLANGYVWRGQVLNKEAVLQPSFTLGKGSFTINTWGNMNLTDAVTEDAPDLSEMDLTLGYSKTVGAVALGAGLIEYSFPNTTFKGTREVYGTLSLPTLLIVPTLSVYYDFDEADGVYGNLAFTYSHSLTEKTTLALCASLGAATAEYNAFYFGVDQNALNDMNVGAALAIPVTKSLTITPAFQYTALPDGDIKDGAAGLYPEKDFVLGSIKASYVF, via the coding sequence ATGATAACACGCAATAACGGACGGACAAGCAGGTTACCAAACAACTATTTTCGATGCATGGTGATAACGGTGGTATTGGGCGGGGCAAGCCTCGCCTGGGCGGAGGCTCCCGCCCCCACCCCGCCGTCGGCCCTGGCCGAAGCAACCTTGGCCAATGGGTACGTATGGCGTGGACAAGTCCTGAATAAGGAAGCTGTACTACAGCCCTCGTTCACCCTCGGCAAAGGATCGTTCACGATCAACACCTGGGGGAATATGAACCTCACGGACGCCGTCACCGAAGATGCCCCGGACTTATCAGAAATGGATCTGACGTTAGGCTATTCCAAGACAGTGGGGGCCGTGGCCTTGGGAGCGGGATTGATTGAGTATTCCTTCCCGAATACCACCTTCAAGGGTACCCGCGAGGTTTACGGAACCCTCTCGCTGCCTACGTTGTTGATCGTCCCGACGTTGAGCGTCTATTATGACTTCGACGAAGCGGATGGCGTCTACGGAAACCTGGCGTTCACCTACAGCCACAGCCTTACGGAGAAAACCACACTGGCTCTCTGCGCCTCGCTGGGCGCGGCGACCGCTGAGTATAACGCCTTCTACTTCGGCGTAGACCAAAACGCGCTGAACGATATGAATGTCGGGGCCGCGCTGGCCATCCCGGTCACCAAGTCCCTCACCATCACCCCGGCGTTTCAGTACACTGCCCTGCCTGATGGCGACATCAAGGACGGTGCCGCTGGTCTCTATCCGGAGAAGGACTTCGTGCTCGGCAGCATCAAGGCCTCCTACGTTTTCTAA
- a CDS encoding carbohydrate binding domain-containing protein encodes MKRILIILALLLPLSLTATESPGNVSPPLPRRWLYLQTGLLPQEHMIQTMALLERVATEGYTGVVFNDYKFMRWDSVPDIYKKNWQEMHDTCRRLKLELVAAVMPMGYSNSLLSRNPHLAEGLPVRGANFVVRNGTLIPDEAIAFRNGGFESFHANTPDGWKFVDAPGQISFMDTNIHREGHASLRMQDVAKFEPEHKHARACQTLKLQPFHNYHVSVDVKTLNWSAQDTRIMVLGEKGQTLNFQTPVFEQTQDWKTIHITFNTLESSTATLYLGTWAGETGTIWWDNVQVEPAGFMNVLRRPGAPLRLYNEGGSVLYQEGRDVKPINDPLLGMDPWAGDYSSWHALPAISTLPGGQLAEGQRVLADYYHTAIIYDGQVSCCMSEAKVYEILTEQIQQVRDAIHPDGYMMMHDEIRMQGWDESCQKQGGDPARILGNNVRHCVDIIKAADPGKPLFIWSDMFDPTHNARKEGRYYLVKGEGPWYGAWKDLPEEVTVVSWQMEPKTRRQSLEHFASLGHKQILAGYYDGDPKMIASWLKDSKGIKGVDGVMYTTWQSNFKHTKEFSDRANF; translated from the coding sequence ATGAAAAGAATACTTATAATCCTCGCCCTGCTGCTCCCGCTCTCTTTGACCGCCACTGAATCGCCCGGTAATGTTTCCCCTCCCCTGCCAAGGCGCTGGCTCTACCTGCAAACGGGATTACTCCCACAAGAACACATGATCCAAACCATGGCGCTGCTGGAGCGAGTCGCCACCGAGGGTTACACCGGCGTAGTCTTCAATGACTACAAGTTCATGCGCTGGGATTCTGTCCCCGACATTTACAAAAAGAACTGGCAGGAAATGCATGACACCTGCCGCCGCCTGAAACTGGAACTGGTGGCAGCCGTTATGCCGATGGGCTATTCCAATAGTCTCCTCAGCCGTAACCCGCATCTGGCGGAAGGATTGCCTGTGCGCGGCGCCAACTTTGTTGTCCGTAACGGCACGCTTATCCCGGATGAGGCGATTGCTTTCCGAAACGGTGGATTTGAGTCTTTTCACGCCAACACACCTGACGGCTGGAAATTCGTCGACGCACCGGGCCAGATTTCATTTATGGACACGAATATCCACAGAGAGGGCCATGCCTCACTCCGGATGCAGGATGTGGCAAAGTTTGAACCGGAGCACAAACATGCCCGAGCCTGCCAAACCCTCAAGCTTCAGCCCTTCCACAACTATCACGTGTCAGTTGACGTCAAAACCCTCAACTGGAGTGCCCAAGACACCCGTATCATGGTACTGGGCGAAAAGGGACAGACCCTGAATTTCCAAACGCCTGTATTCGAACAGACTCAAGACTGGAAAACCATCCACATCACCTTCAACACACTGGAATCCTCCACGGCGACCCTTTACCTGGGCACTTGGGCAGGAGAAACAGGCACCATCTGGTGGGACAACGTGCAAGTGGAACCCGCAGGATTCATGAATGTCCTCCGGCGCCCCGGCGCCCCGCTTCGACTCTACAACGAAGGCGGCTCTGTTCTTTATCAGGAAGGCCGCGATGTTAAGCCTATTAACGACCCGTTACTTGGAATGGATCCTTGGGCAGGCGATTACAGCTCGTGGCACGCCCTACCCGCCATCAGCACTCTGCCCGGCGGGCAGTTGGCGGAAGGACAACGGGTGCTCGCCGACTATTATCATACTGCCATCATTTATGACGGACAGGTCTCCTGTTGCATGAGTGAAGCCAAGGTTTATGAGATCCTCACGGAACAGATTCAACAGGTGCGAGACGCCATTCATCCGGATGGCTACATGATGATGCATGATGAAATCCGAATGCAAGGCTGGGACGAATCCTGCCAAAAACAAGGCGGAGACCCCGCCCGGATTCTCGGCAATAATGTCCGCCACTGCGTAGACATCATCAAGGCCGCCGATCCCGGCAAGCCTCTCTTTATATGGTCAGACATGTTTGACCCGACCCACAACGCCCGCAAGGAGGGTCGTTACTATCTGGTGAAAGGAGAGGGCCCCTGGTATGGCGCCTGGAAAGACCTACCTGAAGAGGTCACCGTGGTGAGCTGGCAGATGGAGCCCAAAACCCGGCGCCAATCGCTCGAACATTTTGCCAGTTTGGGCCATAAGCAGATTCTAGCCGGGTATTACGATGGCGACCCAAAAATGATCGCCTCATGGTTAAAAGACTCGAAAGGCATTAAAGGCGTAGACGGCGTGATGTACACCACTTGGCAAAGCAACTTCAAACATACCAAAGAATTTAGCGACCGCGCCAATTTTTGA
- a CDS encoding L-rhamnose mutarotase, with product MKRYGSVIGLKEEKIAEYKTLHAAVWPDVLKMIAACRMRNYSIYLRKMPDGKHYLFSYFEYTGSDFATDCAAMVADPTTQKWWSFCMPCQEPLPDRLKGEWWAGMEEVFHCE from the coding sequence ATGAAACGCTATGGTTCGGTGATTGGTCTGAAGGAAGAAAAGATCGCGGAATACAAAACCCTTCACGCGGCCGTCTGGCCTGACGTGCTGAAGATGATCGCGGCGTGCCGCATGCGGAATTACTCCATCTATCTTCGGAAGATGCCCGATGGAAAGCATTATCTGTTCAGCTATTTCGAGTATACCGGGTCGGACTTTGCCACGGACTGTGCCGCGATGGTTGCGGATCCCACCACGCAAAAATGGTGGTCATTCTGTATGCCCTGCCAGGAGCCGCTGCCGGATCGGCTCAAGGGCGAGTGGTGGGCGGGAATGGAGGAAGTGTTCCATTGTGAATAG